In the Cydia fagiglandana chromosome 14, ilCydFagi1.1, whole genome shotgun sequence genome, one interval contains:
- the LOC134670724 gene encoding electron transfer flavoprotein-ubiquinone oxidoreductase, mitochondrial, giving the protein MAAAIVSSARQVGRLTNAARRLYSDQFPKITTHYTIHPRDKDPRWKDINMERMAEETDILIIGGGPAGMAAAIRARQIAEEKGAEVRVTLLEKAAEAGGHILSGACVDPIALNELIPDWKEKGAPMDTVVNADKFGYLTKSGRIPIPVLPGMPIYNHGNYVVRLGHLVRWMSEQAEAAGAEVWPGCAGAELLYRDDGSLKGVATGDVGIAKDGSPKDMFERGMEFHSKITIFAEGCHGHLTKMVSNKYNLREKSEPQSYGIGLKELWEVKPENHKPGLVEHTIGWPLDKNTYGGSFIYHLQVPEGEAPLVATGFVIGLDYSNPYLSPFKEFQRFKLHPYVKPLFEGGSRIAYGARALVEGGWQCLPIPVFPGGCLAGDTAGYLNMPRIKGTHNAMKSGMLAAEAAMDLIISGEATHDKGVVPSAYEDKLKHSFVYKELKQVRNVRPSFHTKLGLWGGLAYGGFSVISRGAEPWTFSHGGADHAKLKPAKECQPIEYPKPDGVITFDLLSSVALTGTNHEGDQPPHLTLKDDSIPVKNNLGIYDGPEARFCPAGVYEYVPMETGDGQRLQINAQNCIHCKTCDIKDPSQNINWVVPEGGGGPAYNGM; this is encoded by the exons ATGGCGGCGGCAATTGTTAGTTCGGCTCGTCAGG TGGGGAGGCTAACAAATGCTGCTAGAAGACTTTATTCAGACCAATTCCCGAAAATAACAACACATTATACGATACACCCTAGAGATAAGGACCCAAGATGGAAAG ATATAAATATGGAGCGTATGGCAGAGGAGACGGACATCCTGATCATTGGTGGTGGTCCAGCGGGCATGGCTGCGGCCATCAGAGCTCGGCAGATTGCAGAGGAGAAAGGAGCT GAAGTACGAGTAACTTTACTAGAGAAAGCTGCCGAGGCCGGAGGCCATATACTCTCAGGGGCCTGCGTGGACCCCATCGCGCTGAACGAGCTCATACCCGACTGGAAGGAGAAGGGGGCTCCCATGGACACGGTGGTTAATGCTGACAAGTTCGGATACCTGACCAAGAGCGGGAGGATCCCTATCCCTGTTTTGCCAG GTATGCCTATTTACAACCACGGCAACTACGTAGTCCGGTTGGGACACCTGGTCAGATGGATGTCGGAACAGGCTGAAGCGGCCGGCGCCGAG GTGTGGCCGGGCTGCGCAGGCGCCGAGCTGCTGTACCGCGACGACGGCTCCCTGAAGGGCGTGGCCACCGGCGACGTGGGCATCGCCAAGGACGGCAGCCCCAAGGACATGTTCGAACGCGGCATGGAGTTCCATTCCAAGATCACCATCTTTGCTGAAG GTTGTCATGGACATTTAACAAAGATGGTATCCAACAAGTACAATTTAAGAGAGAAAAGTGAACCACAGTCGTATGGTATCGGTCTGAAGGAGTTATGGGAAGTCAAACCCGAG AACCACAAACCCGGCTTAGTCGAGCACACAATCGGCTGGCCATTAGACAAGAATACATACGGCGGTTCCTTCATCTACCACTTGCAAGTGCCGGAGGGCGAAGCCCCCTTAGTGGCGACGGGCTTCGTTATAGGACTCGACTACTCTAATCCTTACTTGAGTCCGTTTAAGGAGTTTCAGCGATTCAAGTTGCATCCATATGTGAAGCCACTTTTCGAAG GTGGATCTCGGATAGCGTACGGTGCCCGCGCGCTGGTGGAGGGCGGCTGGCAGTGCCTGCCCATTCCAGTGTTCCCCGGCGGCTGCCTGGCCGGCGACACGGCCGGCTACCTCAACATGCCCCGCATCAAGGGCACGCACAACGCCATGAAGAGCG GCATGTTGGCGGCCGAGGCCGCGATGGATCTCATAATATCGGGCGAGGCCACTCACGATAAAGGCGTCGTGCCCTCTGCATACGAAGACAAACTTAAGCATTCCTTCGTGTACAAGGAGTTGAAG CAAGTCCGCAACGTGCGGCCGTCCTTCCACACGAAGCTCGGGCTGTGGGGCGGGCTGGCGTACGGGGGCTTCTCCGTGATCTCGCGCGGCGCTGAACCCTGGACCTTCAGCCATGGAG GAGCGGACCACGCGAAGCTGAAGCCGGCGAAGGAATGCCAGCCTATAGAGTACCCGAAGCCCGACGGAGTCATCACGTTCGACTTGCTCTCCTCCGTCGCCTTGACGG GCACTAACCACGAGGGCGACCAGCCGCCACACTTGACGCTGAAGGACGACTCGATTCCCGTCAAGAACAACCTCGGCATTTACGACGGGCCCGAGGCCCGGTTCTGTCCCGCAG GTGTATATGAATATGTACCAATGGAAACAGGAGACGGACAGAGACTACAGATAAATGCACAAAACTGCATACATT GTAAGACGTGCGACATCAAGGACCCGTCGCAGAACATCAACTGGGTGGTGCCGGAGGGCGGCGGCGGACCCGCGTACAACGGCATGTAA
- the LOC134670742 gene encoding malignant T-cell-amplified sequence 1 homolog — MFKKFDEKESISGTQQLKSSVQKGIRARLLELYPHLEQYIDQVLPKKDTFRIVKCHDHIEIMVNSAGELLFFRHREGPWMPTLRLLHKYPFFLPMQQVDKGAIRFVLSGANIMCPGLTSPGARMSPVDKGQVVAVMAEGKQHALAIGMTSLSTDDIAKVNKGVGIENCHYLNDGLWQMKPVK; from the exons GTTCGACGAGAAGGAGAGCATAAGCGGTACGCAGCAGCTCAAATCTTCGGTGCAGAAGGGCATCAGGGCGCGCCTGCTGGAACTGTACCCGCACCTCGAGCAGTACATCGACCAGGTGCTGCCCAAGAAGGACACCTTCAGGATTGTCAAATG CCACGACCACATCGAAATAATGGTGAACAGCGCGGGAGAGCTGCTCTTCTTCAGACACCGCGAAGGACCCTGGATGCCGACATTAAGACTGCTACATAAGT ACCCATTCTTCCTACCAATGCAGCAAGTCGACAAAGGCGCCATTCGCTTCGTCCTCAGCGGCGCCAACATCATGTGTCCCGGCCTCACCTCGCCCGGCGCGAGAATGTCGCCAGTCGACAAAGGACAAGTTGTCGCTGTGATGGCTGAGGGGAAGCAGCACGCGTTGGCTATCGGGATGACCTCTCTGTCTACTGACGACAT agctAAAGTGAACAAGGGCGTGGGCATAGAGAATTGCCACTATCTCAACGACGGCCTCTGGCAAATGAAACCTGTGAAGTAA